The following coding sequences are from one Rutidosis leptorrhynchoides isolate AG116_Rl617_1_P2 chromosome 11, CSIRO_AGI_Rlap_v1, whole genome shotgun sequence window:
- the LOC139875562 gene encoding uncharacterized mitochondrial protein AtMg00810-like: MSLLATEFAMKDLGPLSYFLGVHVMRNSQGLFLNQTTYAQEINQRADLPNCNPVKTPVDTNGKLSNSGKPYSNPTLFRSLAGALQYLTFTRPDISYAVQQVCLHMHDPKECHMNALKRIIRYIQGTLSYGLQLHKSSVESLVSYTDADWGGCPDTRRSTFGYCVFLGDNLISWSSKRQPTVSRSSAEAEYRGVANVVSESCWLRNLLLELRLPISKTKLVFCDNVSAIYLSGNPVQHQRTKHIEMDIHFVREKVARGQIRILHVPTRFQIADIFTKGLAHILFEDFRASLSIRPPPA; encoded by the coding sequence ATGAGTCTTCTTGCTACGGAATTTGCAATGAAAGATCTAGGTCCTCTCAGTTATTTTTTGGGTGTTCATGTTATGCGAAATTCTCAGGGACTTTTCTTGAATCAGACGACTTATGCTCAGGAGATTAATCAACGGGCTGACTTACCGAATTGCAACCCAGTTAAAACACCCGTTGACACAAATGGTAAACTCAGCAACTCCGGTAAACCATATTCAAATCCAACATTATTTCGCAGTTTAGCCGGGGCTTTACAATATTTGACATTTACGCGACCGGACATTTCTTATGCGGTTCAACAAGTTTGTCTCCATATGCATGATCCTAAAGAATGTCATATGAATGCTCTCAAACGTATCATTCGTTATATCCAAGGCACATTATCCTATGGTTTACAGCTCCATAAGTCTTCGGTTGAATCTCTTGTCTCTTACACCGATGCAGATTGGGGTGGTTGTCCCGATACACGACGCTCCACGTTCGGATATTGCGTATTTCTAGGTGACAACTTGATCTCCTGGTCGTCTAAACGCCAACCAACAGTGTCTCGTTCTAGTGCAGAAGCAGAATACCGAGGTGTGGCCAATGTAGTCTCTGAGTCATGTTGGCTTCGCAACTTATTATTGGAACTTCGTCTTCCTATATCGAAAACTAAGTTAGTATTTTGTGATAATGTCAGTGCAATTTACTTGTCCGGGAATCCTGTTCAGCATCAACGCACTAAACACATTGAAATGGATATACATTTTGTAAGAGAAAAGGTTGCTCGTGGACAAATACGCATCTTACATGTCCCTACTCGTTTTCAGATAGCCGACATTTTCACTAAGGGGCTAGCTCATATATTGTTTGAAGATTTCCGTGCCAGCCTAAGCATACGTCCACCTCCCGCTTAG